The sequence AGATAGTGCCTATTGATGACAATCCTTTGCGAATTCGCCATTGATAGAAGATAGGTATAATATGGGAGCATTGGTTCGATAAGAATCAATGCTCTTTTTACATTGATGATATATTAAGCCTTTATCTAAAAATTATACTTGATTGCTTTAGGTTGTTAAATGATGCGAAATAACATACCAAATACTCTCATGCTATTTAGCGTCACAGCAATGATAGCCTTTAGCTCCAGTCTCAGTATGGCAGAGACAGATGTGAATAATATATCTGTGAGCCATTTATCATGGGGTCAATTGCCGCCTTCTATTCAAAACTATTATCAAATAGACTCTAAAAAAAATAAAATGAGGCTAAAGACCAAAGATATTGTTGCTATTCGTTCTTGGATTGGCACAGTAGGAGAACAGTATTTGGTTCAATTACAGCGTTTCAATTCAACCAATAGCCCTGACGAGCCAGCAGGAGAGGTCTTCACGCATTTATATGTTATAGATGAACAAGAGGCTTTACGTGTATGGCAAATATATGATTATGTACCCTGCGATGGGTTAGATGTAATCGCAGAATTCGCTAAAAACACCGCCGTAGTGACTGATATTAATAATAACGGTGTTATCGAAGTGAGTGTGCCTTATTATCTCGGTTGTCGTGGTGACGTAAGTTATGATGAGATGAAAGTAATCATGTACGAAGGGCAGCAAAAATTTGCTGTACGTGGTAACTCTGCAATTTGTAACGCCAAGACAGACCAGCCAGTTGATGCTACTGGTTATTACGGTGGTGACTACAAGATTGATGAAAAATTACTACAGCAATCAGCGCTATCAGCTACTCAAAAATCAGTATTTAGGCGTCACTTGCAATCAGTGTGGCGAGATAACCAATGTTCCATTTATTTTAAGTATGATGACTAATTCTATGACTACCACAACCTCTTTTGTGCTAACCAGCTATAACATTCATAAAGGCATGTCGCCGATGAATCGCCAAGTTAAAATACAAGGTATCGCCCAAGCGCTCGATATTATTGGCTCCGATGTACTGTGTCTCCAAGAAGTGCAAGGTCAGAATCTTAAGCGCAATATGCAGTACAACGAATACCCTGACCAATCGCAACATGAATGGTTTGGTGAGTATTTACAGCTGCAAAATAGCTATGGTAAAAATTCAGAGTATGAAAACGGTCATCATGGCAATGCGGTATTGAGCCGTTTTCCATTGGATCCTAAACATAACGTCAATATCACCGTTAATAAGCTTGAGCAGCGTGGCGTCTTGCACTGCGAAGTACAACCAGTTGGATGGGATGTACCAGTGGTTGTACTGTGTGCACACCTAAATTTGTTTGAGCGTGATCGCATCAAGCAATATGAAGCCATTGCCAACTATGTTCGTAATGAGATTGCACCTGATCAACCACTGATTTTGGCAGGAGATTTTAATGATTGGAAAAAAATGTCTTGTGATAAGCTTGCTACTAGCTTGGGTATGACCGAAGCTTTCAAGCATTGTCATGGCAAACTGCTGCCAACTTTCCCAGCCAAGCTTCCTGTGCTTAGCTTAGATCGTATTTATGTGCGTAATCTAAGAGTGAAAAATGCCTGGGTGCATACGGGCAAACCATGGTCGACACTGTCTGATCATCTGCCGCTCAGTGCGGAATTGGCACATTTATAAATGATTATTAGATAAGCTTAAGTTATTCACTAAAAATAAAATTGAATGCAAAAATAAAGCAATAGATACCTATAAGGATATATAACGATGTCTACTCTTTCTCATAACCCGCTACCAACGACCCAACATGCCGTACTCATACGTGAGTTTGGCGAACCTAAAGTGATGAGCTATCAAGAGGATGTGGCCATTCCTGTGTTAACAGATAATCAGGTATTGGTCAAAGTTGCTTACGTGGGTATCAATCCTGTCGATTACAAAACGCGTCAAGGCAAAGGCTGGGGCGCTGATGCCATTCAAAAAGACAAGTTTGATAAAAATGAGCCTGCAATTTTGGGGTTTGATATGTCAGGCACTGTGGTCGATAGTCGTAGTGAGCAGTTTACTATCGGTACACAGGTCGCTGCCCTGACTTTTCATGGTGGCTGTTATGCAGAGTATGTAGCAGTCGATGCTGACATGCTGGCAAAAGTACCGGATTCTGTCACGTTACAGCAAGCAGGTGCGCTGCCTTGTATTGGACAGACGGCGATACAGTTTGTAGAGTTTGCAGATATTCAAAATGGTGAGCATGTGGTGATAAACGCGCCAGCAGGCGGCGTGGGTCACTTGTTGATTCAGCTGCTCATGGATAAAGTGGCTAAAAACAATATCAAGGTGACCGTCATTTGCTCACCAGAAAAATATGCCAAGCTTGATGAAATAATAGATACCAATCAGCTTACAGGTTGGATTGATTATACCAAAGACGATGAATTCCCTGAGTTACAGGCAGATGTGCTACTGGATTTGGTCGGTAATGAAGCAGGCGTGCGAGCGCTTAGCGTGCTCAAATCTGGTGGTCGCGTCAATGTATTACCAACGATTTGGGTGGATAAACTCAAAGAGGCGGGTAGCCAGAAGCAGTTAAAGGTAGCGGGTTATAAGGCGCAGCGTAGTGGTGAAGATATGGCGCGAGTTTTACAGCTCGTTGCTGATGGCAAGCTAACGCTACGTATTCAGCAAACCTATCCATTGTCTGAAGTGGTCGCGGCTCATCATGAGCTGCAAAAAGGTGCTGCTTTTGGCAAGATCGTTTTAAAAGTGAGCTAGGGCATGTCCTCAATCTGAAGGCATGCGACTAAACGGGCTAAAAGTGGTTAAATCTTTCTAGACTGCATCAAATAGCTGGTTAATATCCCGATATCAATCAGCTATTTTCCTTGTTTGGCTACCGTTTATCTCATTTTTATCACCATTTTCAAAACGAGGACGCGCTCTAGCTTATATTAAGTTGCATTAATTTAATGCGATAGCACTTTTCGAAACGTGAGGCTGATGCGCCCTGATGCGACAGTTTTGGTTTTTGTAATGGTGTGCTTCCAAAAATCCTGCGTATCGCCATGCATAACGATAAGCTGACCGGACTCAAGATATAGCTCAACTTTGACGGGCTTGTTCTCTTGTCTAATAGTTTTATGCTTAAAAACAAATTTTCGCCTAGCACCGAGCGATAAAGAAGCGATGATCGGCTGCGCGCCCAGCTCTTTTTCATCATCGGCATGATAACCCATGCCATCAGCACCAGAGGGATAGTGGTTAAGTAAGCAAGAATTAAAATCAACGTTGATTCCACTGCTTGATAACTGCTGCTCAATATGTCGTTTTACGTGCAACATCTGCTTTGACCATGGAATGGCTCGACGCGTCTGTCCAGAGTAATAATAACTGACATCGTGGTCACCCATCCAGACGATTTGGCGAGTGGTAACATGTGTTTTACCAAACAACGTCACGATGTCAGACTGCCAAGGTAGCTCATTTAGTAAATTCTCATACAGAGCGTTAGCCTCATTGATAACTACCCCTAAGTCATTGACCTGACCATCGTAAGGCAATAGGTTATCAGTCGGTTTAGGGGCAAAGAGGTCAGTCATCACTTAGACAGCTCAGCTTATTTATAACTATGATAATGCTCATTGATAACTTGAGCACATAATTCAGGTGCTTCCATCGGCAGTAGATGACCGTAATCTAACAAAGATATGATGCTGTCATCAGGGACGAATTTTTGCCATTGTTGTCGCACTTTATGGTTAATAAACAACGTCGGCTTGCCAGTGATAAGCGTATAAGGACAGCTTAATTGCTTGAGGGCGGTATCGATATGCGGCGCGCCAAAATAGTTGGCGAGCTCTTGTTCAGGCGCAAATATCAGCGTGTAACAGCCATTGGTATCTTTGGATAAACTTTGCTCTGCAAATACCCGCAAATGCGCATCACTCATGCGCCTATAAGCACGTTGAGCGCGTAAGTTCTCATAATAATCATCGATGCTTGCCCAAGTAGATTGTTTGGTGAGAGTGCTTTTAAACGGTTCGCGACTGAGTAGAAGCTTACGCGGCAATAGATTATAGAGTCGGGCTTGTGGTTTGGTAAACGTCACAGGCTCTATTAAATATAGCTGTGAAAACAGATCTGGGCGCTGGGCTGCAGCGATGGCAGTGGCAGTGGCTCCTTGCGAATGACCAATACCAACGATGGGTTTGTCTTGCGTTTTTTCTAAAAATTCAATAAGTATCTCAGCATCCTGCTCGCGCATAAGACGACGGCGCTGCGGCTTGTCATACCAATAGCCACGAAGCGCAAGCGAGCTGATTTTGAAGTCAGTTGCCAGCGCACTTAATAAGGGACTATAAGTACCAACGGTAAAACTATTGCCACCATAAAAGTGTGCTGGTACGCGAGAGGCAGTACTTGACTGTATCGATGGCGTAAGCTGGCTAAGGTTATAGTAGCGCGCTTGTTTTCCACTAATATTAATATTTTTTGCAAATGCTTTCATAATGTACACACCTCCTTGTGTCTGATTTTCAATGAAAATTAATGATTGTACTTAGCTGTCTTCGCCTAAAAATCCGCCACTTTGACGGTGCCACAAGCGAGCATAAACACCGTATAGATTTAATAATTCATCATGGCTGCCTTGTTCGATAATTTTACCTTTATCCATGACCACCAATCGATCAAGTGCGGCAATGGTAGAGAGACGATGGGCAATCGCAATAACCGTTTTACCTGTCATGATGTCATTCAGGCTTTCGGTAATGGCAAATTCAATCTCAGAGTCAAGGGCGCTGGTCGCTTCGTCCAATAGTAAGATGGGCGCATTTTTTAGCATAACACGTGAGATGGCGATACGCTGACGTTGACCGCCAGAGAGTTTGACGCCGCGCTCACCGACTTGGGTATCAAGCCCTGTATTGCCTTTATCATCATATAAGTCTTTGATAAAGTCCCATGCTTGCGCTTGCTTGGCAGCCGTAATAATTTCTTCATCGGTTGCGTCAGGACGACCGTAAGCGATATTTTCACGTACTGTCCGATGTAGCAAAGACGTATCTTGCGTCACCATACCTATCTGCTGGCGCAAGGACTCTTGGGTGACTTCATCAATTGCTTGTCCATCGATTAGGATTTTACCGCTATCAACATCAAAGAAGCGTAACAATAAATTAACCAAGGTAGATTTGCCAGCACCTGAGCGCCCAACCAAGCCTATCTTTTCGCCAGGTTTAATGTCCAAATAAAAGTTATCGAGTAGTTTAGTCTTCGTAGTAGGCGTTGCTGATGTTTTCACTGTATCTAAGCTATCGCCTTCGATCGCATCGCTATCATTCTCATAACTAAAATCAACATGATCGAAAACGATACGACCTTCGGTGACTTTCAAAGCGGGTGCATTGGGCTTATCAATGATTTTTTGCGGCGCTGATAAGGTACGCATGCCATCTTGTACGGTTCCGATACTTTCAAATAGGCTGGCAGTTTGCCACATGATCCAACGAGTCAAACCGTTCAAACGTAGTGCCATGGCTGTCGCGGCAGCAATCGCACCGACACCGACCGCGCCTTGTTGCCATAAATATAAGCCAATAGCCGCAGTGCCACTAACCAAAATCACACTGATTAGATGGGTTGATACTTCTAAATAACTGACCCAGCGCATCTGTGCATGGACGGTACCTAAAAATTGCCCCATGGCGTTTTTGGCATAACTCAGCTCACGGCGTGAATGGCTAAACAGTTTGACGGTCATGATATTGGCATAAGCATCGGTAATGCGGCCAGTCATTAAAGCACGGGCATCTGCTTGCACAATGGCAGTTTGTTTGAGCTTAGGGATAAAGTACCAAATGGTCAGCGCAACCAAGACCAGCCAAACGATAAACGGGATTAATAATAGGCTGTCCAGATTAAATAAAATGACACCTGACGTAATAAAATAAACGGTGACATACATAAACATGTCGGTGACGGTCATGACTGTATCACGTACGGCCAGTGCGGTTTGCATTACTTTGGCTGAGACACGTCCAGAAAATTCATCTTGATAAAACTGCATCGATTGCCCAAGCATCCGCTGGTGAAAGCGCCAGCGCATTTGCATAGGAAAGACGCCTTGCAAGGTCTGAAAATGGATGAATGATGACAATGCAATCCATAGCGGACTCACGATCATGACAGCTAGCATGAGCAGTAGCATATCGCCTTTTTCTAACCACAGATTCTGAGGTGTATAGACGCCTAGCCAGTCAACGATATTCCCAATCCAAGCAAATAGCATCGCTTCATAGATGCCAATGCCCGCAGACAAAATCATAAATATCAATAGCCAGCCACGTAAACCGTTGGTACACGCCCACAAGAACTTTAGCATGCCATCACGGGGTGAAGGTAGCGGCATAGGGGTTTCAGGAAAGGCAGGGAGGCGAGTTTCAAAAAATCGAAATAGAGCATTCATAGGCAGTCATAAAACATCAATAGCAGTACGCCAAAATCAACGACATTACTCGTTATTTTGAATCTTTACTTTTGTTATTAGGATTGAGTGCTATTTTAGCAAACTTCCCAATCAGACCTGCATGCTAATTGTAAATTGACCGCTAAAGAGCCACTTATTACCAGTCGAATAAAAGCCAATAAATAGATTGCTGTGTAAGAAATACTTTGTTACATTCTATGGCTTTATCCTAATTGGCGGTTCGCGCTTTATCTTCAGTATATGAATGATGAGCGAATAATGTCCCCATAAAGCGGCAGTTTAACAAGGTAATAGCTCATGATATATTTGACGATTGCGGTGCTTTGTAGTGTCGCCGTTTCAGTATTGCTAAAAGTGTTACGACAGAAAAATATAGACATACGCCAGACCATCGTCTCAGGCTATCCGGTGGCTTTTCTGCTGACGTGGTTTTTATTGAAGCCAGACGTCAGTGGCATGAATGCACTTGGCGTTGCATGGGGCATTATTATCGCGCTTGGTATCCTGCTTCCCGCCGTGTTTATTATCCTTGGAAGGGCGATTGAATCTGTGGGAATGGTAGCAACCGATGCGGCTCAGCGGCTATCGTTGATTATTCCTATCGTCGCGGCTTTTTTATTGTTTGGTGAAGTACTGACCAGCACGCGAATATTTGGGCTGTTATTAGGCTTTCTAGCACTCGGAGCGTTGATTTATCGTCCACAGCAGGGTCAGATTAGCAGACAAGCGAAGCATACACCGCTATGGTTGTTTGGCGTCTGGGCAGGCTATGGCATCATTGATATCTTGTTCAAGCAAGTTGCCAAGCAGGGCACTGCTTTTCCTCTTACATTATTTGTCAGTTTTGGTTTAGCAGGATTATTGCTGTTTATTTATTTGCTGATTACGCGGGTGCGCTGGCAAAGGAATGCGCTGATCGCAGGATTGTTATTAGGTGCGCTCAATATAGGCAATATTTATGCTTATGTACGTGCGCATCAATTAATGTCCGAGTCGCCTAGCATCGTCTTTACCGGTATGAATGTCGGTGTCATTGCAGTGGCAACTTTGATAGGGGTCGGTGTGTTTAAAGAGTCGCTTAACCGTATTAATGTATTGGGTTTATTATTAGCCATTTGCTGTGTGGCAGTGCTGTTTTTAGCATAAACGTTTAGCCTAGTGAGTTCGCTCATAGGATAGGTGATAATTATTTTATCAACGCGTTAACTTATCAGATATAGGCACAAAGAGCGTCCTATGATAAGGTTGTCTACAAACAGTAAGGCTGATATAAGCTAATAAAAAGCGATTTACTTTGTGACACTTGACCTCAACAAATAACAATAGGACTCACTCTCAATGGAATATCAAAACCAATATAACAAACAGCTACAACGTATCAAAAATGGTTCAGGGTTCATTGCGGCACTTGATCAAAGTGGCGGCAGCACGCCAAAAGCGTTAGAGAATTATGGTGTCACAGGCGATGATTATGACAACGATGAAGCCATGTTCGACCAAGTGCATGAGATGCGAGCGCGTATCATGACTTGTGATGCCTTTGATAATGAGCGTGTGCTTGGGGCGATTTTGTTCGAAGATACTATGGAACGTGAGGTCAATGGCAAATCGACGGCCAATTATCTATGGGAAGATAAAAATATTGTGCCATTTTTAAAAGTGGATAAGGGTTTGGCTGAGCAAATGAATGGCGTCCAAGTGATGCGTCCGATGCCAAATTTAGATTTGTTACTCGATAAAGCCAAAAACTATCCAGTATTTGGTACCAAAATGCGCTCAGTAATTTATGAGCCGAATGTCGATGGCATTGAGCTGGTCGTGCAACAGCAATTCGATGTGGCAAAACAGATACTCTCAAAAGGCCTGATGCCAATCGTAGAGCCTGAAGTCGATATCAACAGTAGCAAAAAACATGAATGTGAAGTCATACTAAAGACCAGCATTTTGCACAATCTGGATCGTTTGACTGACGACCAGCAAGTCATGCTAAAACTGACTTTGCCAGAAGAAGCGGGTTTTTACCAAGAGCTGATTGATCATCCAAAAGTATTAAAAGTCGTGGCGTTATCGGGCGGCTACAGCCGTGGCGATGCTTGTGCTAAGCTCAAGCAAAACCCCGGTATGATAGCCAGCTTCTCACGTGCCTTTACCGAAGGATTGAGCAAACAGCAAAGTGATGATGAGTTTGCTAATACTATCAACACATCTATCGAAGAGATTTATGAGGCGTCGAAAGTGTAGGTTGTCCCGAATGCTATTAGCTTATAAGTTATTATTTAACCTCAGAAAGCGCCAAGCTTGCTGAGGTTTTTTATTATAAAAGACTAGGATTATCATGGATAAGGTGATAGAAAAAATTAGAACCCTAAGTAAAGACATTGATTTAGAGCAGAGGTTTACTGATAATTTTAATACTAATGTTAGTATTTTCGACTCTTTAAACTTAGAAAAGATTGACAATGCGATCACTATATTTGAGAAAAATATAGAGCTTAAAAATGAATTGGAATATCAATATCAGTCTAAAGGAGACAGTTCAGAGTTAGATTTTTGGATTATTAATCATTGGGGCGGTATTCATGGATTTAAAAACACTGAAAATAATATTGATAAAACTAAAAAGTTCAAACAACAGCTAAATGTAGGTAAGTTAACAAAAGACAGCTTTAGTACTATTTCCTCTCTTTCTAAAATTGCATCCTTCATGTATCCAGAAGAGTTTTTCATCTATGATTCTAGAGTAATATATGCGTTAAACTGGTTAATTCTAACTTGTGAAAACAGGCACGAGTTATGCTATTCATACTTTCCTATACCAACCAGTAGAAATAAAATTCTAGTAAACTTTGACATACAAACTATTCTAAATATATATCATTCAGGACAATACACTGATTTTTCAGCCATGTATTATGACCAACAGATAGCATATTTCACTTACTGCAACTTTATAAAAAAAGCGGCTCAAAGCATATATGGAGAATCTGAAAAACCATATCTCATTGAAATGCTGTTGTTTGTTTTAGCTGATGAAGAGATATTTAGTGAGATAAAAAAGGTAAAATTAGTATTTTAATAATTATCTGTATTTACTTGATAAAAAAAGGGGCTCATCTGATGAGTCCCTTTTTTATATCTTAAAAGCTATTGTCTATAAAGTTTTAAGCTTCTTTACTTTTCAGCCCTGCCGCATAATCTCGCACGTTCTGAGTGATTTTCATTGAGCAGAATTTAGGACCACACATCGAGCAAAAGTGCGCCGTCTTATGCGCGTCTTTAGGCAAGGTTTCATCATGGAACTCACGGGCGGTATCTGGGTCGAGCGCCAGATTGAACTGGTCGTCCCAGCGGAATTCAAATCGTGCTTTAGATAACGCATTATCACGTGCCTGCGCACCGGGATGACCTTTAGCCAAATCAGCCGCGTGGGCTGCGATTTTATAGGTGATGATACCGTCTTTAACATCTTTTTTATTAGGCAGACCTAAATGCTCTTTTGGCGTCACATAGCACAGCATTGCGGTGCCAAACCAGCCGATCATTGCCGCACCAATTGCACTGGTGATATGGTCATAACCGGGTGCGATATCGGTGGTTAAGGGTCCTAAGGTATAAAAAGGTGCGTCGGCACAAACTTCTAACTGCAAATCCATATTTTCTTTAATACGGTTCATCGCCACGTGACCGGGACCTTCAATCATGACCTGTACGTCATGCTTCCACGCCACTTGGGTCAACTCGCCAAGGGTACGCAGCTCACCAAATTGCGCCTCGTCATTGGCATCTTGCAAACAGCCTGGACGTAAGCCATCGCCTAGACTAAACGCCACATCGTACTGCTTCATAATCTCGCAGATATCTTCAAAATGAGTGTATAAAAAGCTCTCTTTATTATGAAACATGCACCACTGCGCCATGATAGATCCGCCACGCGAGACGATGCCCGTTAAGCGTCCAGCAGTTAGCGGCACATACCGCAGCAGTACACCGGCGTGAATAGTAAAGTAATCTACGCCTTGTTCCGCTTGTTCAATCAAGGTATCGCGGAATATCTCCCACGTTAAATCTTCTGCCACGCCATCGACTTTTTCGAGTGCTTGATAAATTGGCACCGTACCAATTGGTACCGGTGAGTTACGAATCAGCCATTCACGGGTTTCATGAATATGATTGCCCGTAGATAAATCCATGATGTTGTCCGCGCCCCAACGCGTGGCCCACGTCATTTTTGACACTTCCTCATCGATAGAAGAACCTAACGCTGAGTTACCGATATTGGCGTTGATTTTCACTAGGAAATTACGCCCAATAATCATTGGCTCAGATTCTGGATGGTTAATGTTATTAGGAATAATTGCGCGACCTGCCGCTACTTCACTCCGCACAAACTCAGGAGTGATAACCGTCGGCGTATTGGCACCAAAGTTCTCACCATCGTGCTGACGCATGTCAGTCAATGCGTGTTGTTTTTGCGTTTC is a genomic window of Psychrobacter cibarius containing:
- a CDS encoding alpha/beta hydrolase, which codes for MKAFAKNINISGKQARYYNLSQLTPSIQSSTASRVPAHFYGGNSFTVGTYSPLLSALATDFKISSLALRGYWYDKPQRRRLMREQDAEILIEFLEKTQDKPIVGIGHSQGATATAIAAAQRPDLFSQLYLIEPVTFTKPQARLYNLLPRKLLLSREPFKSTLTKQSTWASIDDYYENLRAQRAYRRMSDAHLRVFAEQSLSKDTNGCYTLIFAPEQELANYFGAPHIDTALKQLSCPYTLITGKPTLFINHKVRQQWQKFVPDDSIISLLDYGHLLPMEAPELCAQVINEHYHSYK
- a CDS encoding endonuclease/exonuclease/phosphatase family protein; this translates as MTTTTSFVLTSYNIHKGMSPMNRQVKIQGIAQALDIIGSDVLCLQEVQGQNLKRNMQYNEYPDQSQHEWFGEYLQLQNSYGKNSEYENGHHGNAVLSRFPLDPKHNVNITVNKLEQRGVLHCEVQPVGWDVPVVVLCAHLNLFERDRIKQYEAIANYVRNEIAPDQPLILAGDFNDWKKMSCDKLATSLGMTEAFKHCHGKLLPTFPAKLPVLSLDRIYVRNLRVKNAWVHTGKPWSTLSDHLPLSAELAHL
- a CDS encoding alpha-ketoglutarate-dependent dioxygenase AlkB, whose amino-acid sequence is MTDLFAPKPTDNLLPYDGQVNDLGVVINEANALYENLLNELPWQSDIVTLFGKTHVTTRQIVWMGDHDVSYYYSGQTRRAIPWSKQMLHVKRHIEQQLSSSGINVDFNSCLLNHYPSGADGMGYHADDEKELGAQPIIASLSLGARRKFVFKHKTIRQENKPVKVELYLESGQLIVMHGDTQDFWKHTITKTKTVASGRISLTFRKVLSH
- the thiC gene encoding phosphomethylpyrimidine synthase ThiC, whose translation is MTTLLATSPSQKPSKTDALKTPAHRSASDARFEEDARDLHRILPASRKVYIEGSRPDIQVPMREITLDPTPVQGVSENEWEQNPPFYVYDTSGVYTDPNVEIDLTKGLPKLREGWIAERGDTEQLSGLSSSYGMARARDISTANLRFAHIDKPRRAKDVDGKAGNVTQMYYARRGIITPEMEYIAIRETQKQHALTDMRQHDGENFGANTPTVITPEFVRSEVAAGRAIIPNNINHPESEPMIIGRNFLVKINANIGNSALGSSIDEEVSKMTWATRWGADNIMDLSTGNHIHETREWLIRNSPVPIGTVPIYQALEKVDGVAEDLTWEIFRDTLIEQAEQGVDYFTIHAGVLLRYVPLTAGRLTGIVSRGGSIMAQWCMFHNKESFLYTHFEDICEIMKQYDVAFSLGDGLRPGCLQDANDEAQFGELRTLGELTQVAWKHDVQVMIEGPGHVAMNRIKENMDLQLEVCADAPFYTLGPLTTDIAPGYDHITSAIGAAMIGWFGTAMLCYVTPKEHLGLPNKKDVKDGIITYKIAAHAADLAKGHPGAQARDNALSKARFEFRWDDQFNLALDPDTAREFHDETLPKDAHKTAHFCSMCGPKFCSMKITQNVRDYAAGLKSKEA
- a CDS encoding fructose bisphosphate aldolase — its product is MEYQNQYNKQLQRIKNGSGFIAALDQSGGSTPKALENYGVTGDDYDNDEAMFDQVHEMRARIMTCDAFDNERVLGAILFEDTMEREVNGKSTANYLWEDKNIVPFLKVDKGLAEQMNGVQVMRPMPNLDLLLDKAKNYPVFGTKMRSVIYEPNVDGIELVVQQQFDVAKQILSKGLMPIVEPEVDINSSKKHECEVILKTSILHNLDRLTDDQQVMLKLTLPEEAGFYQELIDHPKVLKVVALSGGYSRGDACAKLKQNPGMIASFSRAFTEGLSKQQSDDEFANTINTSIEEIYEASKV
- a CDS encoding NADP-dependent oxidoreductase, with translation MSTLSHNPLPTTQHAVLIREFGEPKVMSYQEDVAIPVLTDNQVLVKVAYVGINPVDYKTRQGKGWGADAIQKDKFDKNEPAILGFDMSGTVVDSRSEQFTIGTQVAALTFHGGCYAEYVAVDADMLAKVPDSVTLQQAGALPCIGQTAIQFVEFADIQNGEHVVINAPAGGVGHLLIQLLMDKVAKNNIKVTVICSPEKYAKLDEIIDTNQLTGWIDYTKDDEFPELQADVLLDLVGNEAGVRALSVLKSGGRVNVLPTIWVDKLKEAGSQKQLKVAGYKAQRSGEDMARVLQLVADGKLTLRIQQTYPLSEVVAAHHELQKGAAFGKIVLKVS
- a CDS encoding ABC transporter ATP-binding protein, whose product is MNALFRFFETRLPAFPETPMPLPSPRDGMLKFLWACTNGLRGWLLIFMILSAGIGIYEAMLFAWIGNIVDWLGVYTPQNLWLEKGDMLLLMLAVMIVSPLWIALSSFIHFQTLQGVFPMQMRWRFHQRMLGQSMQFYQDEFSGRVSAKVMQTALAVRDTVMTVTDMFMYVTVYFITSGVILFNLDSLLLIPFIVWLVLVALTIWYFIPKLKQTAIVQADARALMTGRITDAYANIMTVKLFSHSRRELSYAKNAMGQFLGTVHAQMRWVSYLEVSTHLISVILVSGTAAIGLYLWQQGAVGVGAIAAATAMALRLNGLTRWIMWQTASLFESIGTVQDGMRTLSAPQKIIDKPNAPALKVTEGRIVFDHVDFSYENDSDAIEGDSLDTVKTSATPTTKTKLLDNFYLDIKPGEKIGLVGRSGAGKSTLVNLLLRFFDVDSGKILIDGQAIDEVTQESLRQQIGMVTQDTSLLHRTVRENIAYGRPDATDEEIITAAKQAQAWDFIKDLYDDKGNTGLDTQVGERGVKLSGGQRQRIAISRVMLKNAPILLLDEATSALDSEIEFAITESLNDIMTGKTVIAIAHRLSTIAALDRLVVMDKGKIIEQGSHDELLNLYGVYARLWHRQSGGFLGEDS
- a CDS encoding EamA/RhaT family transporter → MIYLTIAVLCSVAVSVLLKVLRQKNIDIRQTIVSGYPVAFLLTWFLLKPDVSGMNALGVAWGIIIALGILLPAVFIILGRAIESVGMVATDAAQRLSLIIPIVAAFLLFGEVLTSTRIFGLLLGFLALGALIYRPQQGQISRQAKHTPLWLFGVWAGYGIIDILFKQVAKQGTAFPLTLFVSFGLAGLLLFIYLLITRVRWQRNALIAGLLLGALNIGNIYAYVRAHQLMSESPSIVFTGMNVGVIAVATLIGVGVFKESLNRINVLGLLLAICCVAVLFLA